The following DNA comes from Deltaproteobacteria bacterium.
GTGTCGGCAAACATCACGCAGAGCGGCGCCAGTGCGAGGGAGAGGCGCAAGGAGAAGAGCGTCGCGAGGAGGATCGGCACGGGGAGAAAGGCCATTGCCAGGCTGAACGGGTGGCCCACGCACAGCATGATGATCACGAGCGGGACCAGCGAGATGATCAGGTTGACGGTTCCGGCAAGCACCGTGGCGATCACGAAAATGCTCTTCGGGACGTAGATCTTCTTGATGAGGGGGGCATAGCCGAGGAGGCACCCGGTGGACCACGATGTCGCTTGCGCGAAGAAGTTCCAGAGCACGAAGGCGGAGAGGAAGTACACCGTGAAGTGCTCGACCGTCACGCGGAGGATGTGGGCGAACACGATGGTGAAGATCACCATGAGCAACAGCGGGTTCAACATCGTCCACAGGATACCGAGCGCCGAGCGCTTGTAGCGGACCTTCAGATCTCGGGCGACGAGGTCACGAAGCAGGCTGCGGTAGCGCATGACCTCGCGCAGCGAGTCGAGCACCCGGCCCGCGTAGCAAAACGGCGATGGCAGAGCAAATCGCGGCTCCCGAGTCTGCGACCCGTGCGCTCCACGGTCGGCTCAGCGCACGTAGCCGAGCGCGCGCAGTCGGTCGTCGAGGCGAGCATCTACGGAGACCGGCGCCGCCGGGGCCGTCAGGCCCGAGCGTGCGTCGGCGCGCGCGCGCAACTCGGTCGGGGACGCGCGCGTGATCAGGTTGTCACGCTGCCGCGGATCGCGCGCCATGTCGTAGAGGCCCTCGCCTGTCGCGCTGCGAATGTACCAATCGGGACCGCGGATGACGGTGACAGCGAGGGGGTGCGCCTGCACTTCGGGAGCCTCGATCCGGCCCCCGGCGGTCCAGAGGAAGGCATGCTCCAGCGCGAAGAGCGGCCGCTCCGGCGGCGGCGCGCCGCCGCGCAGGAGCGGAGCCAGGGAGACACCGTCGAGGCCCGGCCGCCGCTTGACGCCGAGAAGGTCGATCAGCGTCGGCATGACGTCGACCAGCGACACCGGTGTGTCGACCGTGCGCGGACGAATTCCCGGCGCGCGTACCAGGAGCGGCACGCGGATCACGTCTCCGTGCAGCCGGCCGCCGTGATGCGTCCGCCCGAGCTCGGGATCGAAGCCCTCGCCGTGATCGGAGACGAGCACGAGCACGGTCGAGTCCCACAGATGCCGGGCGCGCAGGGTGTCGACCAGCCGCGCCACGGCCGTGTCGAACTCGGCGACCTCGAGCTCGTAGAGGCGGCGCAGCTCGGCCCACGTCTCCGGCGGGCAGCGCCGCTCTGCCTTGAGGCAGGCGGTGAGTTCCTCGGGCGTCTCGACAGGGCGTTGTGGAAGGCGCTCGACCGTAGCCGGATGCAGGCGGAAGTAGTCGTGAACCGCGTAGCTGTGGAGGAAGAGGAAGAGGGGCACGGCGTGTGGCTGCCGGGTCGCCAGGAAGGCGAGCCCGCGCTCCAGGCGATCGTCTGCGCCGGTGCTGTCGGAGGCCGCCTCGGGTCCGACCGGGCCGGTCCCGGCGATCCGCTCCTCGTACCGTTCGAAACCCTTCGCGAACCCGTACCGCCGATCCAGGTATCCGCCGCCGGTGAAGGCGACCGTCTCGTATCCCGCGCGCTTGAGCTCCTTCGCGAGCGTGGGCACGCCTTCGCCCAGACGAAGACGGCGATCGGTCGCCCCATGCCGATCGGGATAGAGGCCGGTCAGCAGGGACGCGTGCGACGGGAGGGTCCATGATGCGGTGGCGAGAGCCTCGCTGAAGCGGACGCTCGCGCGCGCCAGCGCGTCGAAGCCCGGCAGCTCGGGCGCCGCTGGCGCAAACGCCCGGAGCGCGTCGCGATTGAGCGTGTCGACCGACACGATCACGACGTTCGGCGGTGTGGCCCGGGTGCAACCGAGCGAGGCCACCAGCGCGAGCGTGACGAACCGGGACAGGCGCACCTCGCGCCCTTAGCGCGTATGCGGCCGGGACTCCAGCGCGTCCCGTGGTGCGCCGATCCCGCCCCCGTCGCGTTCCGGCCTGGACCCTTCGATCGTCACGTTCCCGACTCGTTGAAGAGATTCAACCGCCTGCGCTTCAAGTAGTCCAGCTTCCAGTCGAGGCCTGCTGCTTGGGGCGAGGGGTGCACGGTGAAGTGGGTCAGACGATCGCAGGCAGCAATGTCGGCGCGCTGCAGGTAGCAGGCCCTCCACCGAGCCTTGCCCCCGCAGAAACCCCTGAGCAGGCCGCGATACTGCGCATGCACGCGGAGCTCGCCGGTGATCAGCAGGGCCGCAAAGGCCACAGTCGCCAGACGGCGGGCCCACCCGCCCCCCAGTCGGAGCGCCAGGTAGATGGCGAAGAGCCCTGGCACCAGGTACAGCACGTACCGGGACGCTTGGCTGGTCTCCACTCCCTGGCAGATCCGTCCCACGGTGGCATTCGCCACGAATAGCGTCGTGAAACCGGCGAACGTCAGGAGCACCGCGGACGACGTGCCGGACGCGTCGCGCGATCCCGCCCTCCTCGCCGCCGTGACTACGAGCGCGAGCAGCGTCGCCAAGGTGCCGAGGCCCAGCAGGACCGAAATCTTCGTCTTGCCCAGCCACCCGAACGGCAAGCTGAGCATGAGCGCGGCGTAGGGGAAGTACTCCCACGGACGCGGGTGCGGGAACTCGAAGCAGGCCACTGCCGTTGTGTACCGGTAGCCGACCATGAACGCCGCCAACGTGGCCACAGCCACCACAACGCAGAGCGCGAGGAACGGGACGCACTCTCGCCCATCCACCGCGCGCCTCCCTGCCTCGATGGCGATCAGGAACGGCGTGATCAACCCCAGCAAGATGCCGAAGCCCGTGTAGACCGACAGGGCATTGAGCGCCAGCAGCCCCGCGGTTCTGAGATAGAGACCGGGCAATGTGAGGCACAGGCCGAAGAGCATGAGCAGGAGGAGCGGCACCGGCCCGTGCGACATATCGGGAGTGATGACGAATATCTCGAACGACCGGAGCGTCAGGAACAGCAGCGGAACGAGCGCGTCCCAGAGATCGATCCTGCCGCTGAGTCGCGCTTTCAC
Coding sequences within:
- a CDS encoding ABC transporter permease, which encodes MLDSLREVMRYRSLLRDLVARDLKVRYKRSALGILWTMLNPLLLMVIFTIVFAHILRVTVEHFTVYFLSAFVLWNFFAQATSWSTGCLLGYAPLIKKIYVPKSIFVIATVLAGTVNLIISLVPLVIIMLCVGHPFSLAMAFLPVPILLATLFSLRLSLALAPLCVMFADTVQIYGVILTAWMYLTPIIYPLSALPDHYRRLILLNPMTHLVEAFRTPIYQGALPSSHVMITATVAAIGTLVIGWAIFDRYSDRIAYLV
- a CDS encoding sulfatase, producing the protein MRLSRFVTLALVASLGCTRATPPNVVIVSVDTLNRDALRAFAPAAPELPGFDALARASVRFSEALATASWTLPSHASLLTGLYPDRHGATDRRLRLGEGVPTLAKELKRAGYETVAFTGGGYLDRRYGFAKGFERYEERIAGTGPVGPEAASDSTGADDRLERGLAFLATRQPHAVPLFLFLHSYAVHDYFRLHPATVERLPQRPVETPEELTACLKAERRCPPETWAELRRLYELEVAEFDTAVARLVDTLRARHLWDSTVLVLVSDHGEGFDPELGRTHHGGRLHGDVIRVPLLVRAPGIRPRTVDTPVSLVDVMPTLIDLLGVKRRPGLDGVSLAPLLRGGAPPPERPLFALEHAFLWTAGGRIEAPEVQAHPLAVTVIRGPDWYIRSATGEGLYDMARDPRQRDNLITRASPTELRARADARSGLTAPAAPVSVDARLDDRLRALGYVR